Proteins from one Danaus plexippus chromosome 2, MEX_DaPlex, whole genome shotgun sequence genomic window:
- the LOC116779629 gene encoding uncharacterized protein LOC116779629 isoform X1, with protein sequence MFHQGRVIIVWLSWLIGGVCGVVILLIIICYCRLMPRHQKSFDEQYLKEHYTIKEGHGYAGRENYRIKTTEVQVQRAARPASYAGDADRRTPSSGPGGGGGGARTHCYVNRVPDSREHSLQYASSGMLDEMDCVSTGGASADALKTRSLPAFLRPKPRPLSTEDDLHQLYDKVNLSKKYKNRMRSEHAAIIALSKSHSQFLDADAVIVYDQRTAL encoded by the exons ATGTTTCACCAG gGTCGCGTTATAATTGTTTGGTTATCTTGGCTTATTGGAGGCGTCTGCGGagttgttattttgttaataattatttgttactgTCGCCTAATGCCGCGCCATCAGAAATCTTTCG atGAACAATACCTTAAAGAACACTACACAATAAAAGAGGGTCATGGATACGCAGGTCGGGAAAACTACAGGATAAAAACTACAGAG GTGCAGGTCCAGCGTGCCGCTCGTCCTGCAAGCTACGCCGGTGACGCCGACCGCCGCACGCCGTCATCGGGGCCCGGCGGCGGGGGAGGGGGAGCTCGCACGCACTGCTATGTCAACCGCGTTCCTGACTCCAGGGAACACTCTCTCCAGTACGCCTCTAGCGGCa TGCTGGATGAGATGGACTGCGTATCTACGGGAGGCGCCAGTGCGGACGCGCTAAAAACTCGTTCACTTCCTGCCTTCCTTCGCCCTAAACCACGTCCGCTGTCGACCGAGGATGACTTGCACCAGCTCTATGATAAG GTGAACCTGAGCAAGAAGTATAAGAACCGCATGCGGAGCGAACACGCGGCCATCATCGCCCTCAGCAAGTCTCACAGTCAGTTCCTGGACGCGGACGCCGTCATCGTTTACGATCAGCGAACTGCTCTCTGA
- the LOC133318874 gene encoding uncharacterized protein LOC133318874 has protein sequence MDNMNVEQKNIIRKIEDIIDIQKANGNFNVRQVAFKLPSETDSTISANLVKSLETGLSKVKLDQNHKKIKKLRSKRQKSFTPDVISWPSDSDITVLRMKIRSSTDINDKLGNVVLGDGLHQRNTSSMINLATLIIHSQSPSKHSINMEEYLMPLSSWEHAEQDRKKPETVDENSVTSTNSACHIFRPRCSHKGEFSYRDSDFYEETNTKSKVARFLRLYFCPCCTCLYNLEKMQDKSSGYFTKS, from the coding sequence atggatAATATGAATgttgaacaaaaaaacattataagaaaaatcgAGGACATCATAGATATACAAAAAGCTAACGGCAATTTTAATGTTCGGCAAGTGGCTTTTAAATTACCTTCAGAAACCGATAGCACTATTTCTGCTAACCTAGTTAAGAGTTTGGAAACAGGTCTGTCTAAAGTTAAATTAGatcaaaatcataaaaaaattaaaaagctacGTTCAAAGAGACAGAAATCTTTTACGCCAGATGTTATATCATGGCCGAGCGATTCTGACATCACAGTTTTAAGAATGAAAATACGATCAAGTAcagatataaatgataaattaggCAATGTTGTTTTGGGGGACGGACTACATCAAAGAAATACTTCATCAATGATTAATTTAGCAACGCTTATAATACACTCTCAATCGCCTTCGAAACACAGTATTAACATGGAAGAATATTTAATGCCTCTGTCCTCGTGGGAGCACGCAGAACAGGATAGAAAAAAACCTGAGACCGTCGATGAAAATTCAGTCACTTCGACTAACAGCGCCTGTCATATTTTTCGTCCTAGATGCAGTCATAAAGGCGAATTCTCGTATAGAGATAGCGACTTTTACGAAGAAACTAATACAAAGTCGAAGGTAGCACGTTTTCTGCGGCTTTACTTCTGCCCTTGTTGCACTtgtctttataatttagaaaagatGCAAGATAAATCATCgggatattttacaaaatcttGA
- the LOC116779350 gene encoding TBC1 domain family member 20 has translation MESINTDSERSDKCNINGDCSPITDNESNNFNHAKNIDDISTPSELKFDEDFEFESFDIIEKRKDIEKCLANPDLVNLEQWQNFAKSKGGLICDKYRRKIWPLLVGVTQEELTDPPSLDELSTHPEYNQVVLDVNRSLKRFPPGIPYEQRVALQDQLTVLILRVIIKYPHLKYYQGYHDVAITLLLVCGDRASFPLLCRLSYGSGAPLAPFMQTTMQPTQHLLNYMLPILRRADHGLADCLDKAGVGTMFALPWYLTWFGHSLNRYSDVVRLYDYFLCAPPLFPVYVTASIVLQRATDVYQCDCDMAMMHCLLSRLPDDLPFEDILVTAEKIYNENDPTDLEDEVAALEKREEEQRKLDEERMRRRQEERRRGAGRGAARGWWVLRRPAHRRAALALTAALLAIYVYYRPELFRNSDESSDTK, from the exons ATGGAATCCATTAATACTGATTCAGAAAGAAgtgataaatgtaatataaatggaGACTGCTCTCCGATAACAGATAATGAAAGCAATAACTTTAATCACGCGAAAAATATCGATGATATCTCTACACCTTCCGAGTTAAAATTTGACGAAG ACTTCGAATTCGAGAGCTTCGACATAATTGAAAAACGAAAGGATATAGAAAAGTGTCTTGCTAATCCGGACCTTGTAAATTTGGAGCAATGGCAGAACTTTGCTAAAAGTAAAGGGGGTTTAATTTGTG ataaatatagaAGAAAGATATGGCCACTGCTAGTTGGAGTAACTCAAGAGGAATTGACTGATCCTCCGTCACTGGATGAGCTCTCTACACACCCTGAATACAATCAA GTTGTGCTGGATGTGAACAGATCCCTCAAACGGTTTCCACCTGGAATTCCGTATGAGCAAAGAGTAGCCCTACAGGACCAGCTTACTGTTCTCATACTTCGGGTGATCATTAAATATCCACACCTCAAATATTATCAG GGCTACCACGACGTGGCCATAACTCTCCTTCTAGTATGTGGAGACCGAGCCTCGTTCCCACTGCTGTGTCGCCTGTCGTACGGCTCGGGGGCTCCGCTAGCGCCGTTCATGCAGACTACGATGCAGCCCACGCAGCACCTCCTCAACTACATGCTTCCCATACTGCGACGAGCTGATCATGGCCTAGCTGACTGCCTGGATAA GGCTGGTGTCGGCACGATGTTCGCTCTGCCGTGGTACTTGACGTGGTTCGGTCACAGTCTGAACCGGTACTCGGACGTGGTGCGTCTCTACGACTACTTCCTGTGCGCTCCGCCCCTGTTTCCGGTGTACGTGACGGCCTCCATCGTGCTGCAGAGAGCCACTGATGTTTATCAGTGTGACTGCGACATGGCCATGATGCACTGCCTTCTGTCCAGG TTACCAGATGACTTGCCATTCGAAGACATCCTGGTGACAGCTGAGAAGATATACAACGAGAACGATCCCACAGACCTCGAGGATGAGGTCGCCGCGCTGGAAAAACGAGA AGAGGAGCAGCGCAAGTTGGACGAGGAGCGCATGCGGCGGCGGCAGGAGGAGCGGCGGCGGGGCGCGGGCCGGGGCGCGGCTCGGGGCTGGTGGGTGCTCCGCCGCCCGGCCCACCGCCGCGCCGCCCTGGCGCTCACGGCGGCCCTACTCGCCATCTACGTCTACTACCGGCCGGAGCTGTTCAG GAACAGCGATGAAAGTTCAGACACGAAATGA
- the LOC116779629 gene encoding uncharacterized protein LOC116779629 isoform X2 has protein sequence MPRHQKSFDEQYLKEHYTIKEGHGYAGRENYRIKTTEVQVQRAARPASYAGDADRRTPSSGPGGGGGGARTHCYVNRVPDSREHSLQYASSGMLDEMDCVSTGGASADALKTRSLPAFLRPKPRPLSTEDDLHQLYDKVNLSKKYKNRMRSEHAAIIALSKSHSQFLDADAVIVYDQRTAL, from the exons ATGCCGCGCCATCAGAAATCTTTCG atGAACAATACCTTAAAGAACACTACACAATAAAAGAGGGTCATGGATACGCAGGTCGGGAAAACTACAGGATAAAAACTACAGAG GTGCAGGTCCAGCGTGCCGCTCGTCCTGCAAGCTACGCCGGTGACGCCGACCGCCGCACGCCGTCATCGGGGCCCGGCGGCGGGGGAGGGGGAGCTCGCACGCACTGCTATGTCAACCGCGTTCCTGACTCCAGGGAACACTCTCTCCAGTACGCCTCTAGCGGCa TGCTGGATGAGATGGACTGCGTATCTACGGGAGGCGCCAGTGCGGACGCGCTAAAAACTCGTTCACTTCCTGCCTTCCTTCGCCCTAAACCACGTCCGCTGTCGACCGAGGATGACTTGCACCAGCTCTATGATAAG GTGAACCTGAGCAAGAAGTATAAGAACCGCATGCGGAGCGAACACGCGGCCATCATCGCCCTCAGCAAGTCTCACAGTCAGTTCCTGGACGCGGACGCCGTCATCGTTTACGATCAGCGAACTGCTCTCTGA
- the LOC116779455 gene encoding phospholipase A2 group XV-like — MYYVKNYFVFLLTFSLFAQNSLGFSPVILIPGDGGSQLEAKVNKTNVVHYICAKTSNDFYNVWLNLELLVPFVIDCWIDNVRLEYNNVTRKTNNPQGVEIRVPGWGNPEPVEWLDPSHDSEGAYFNTIGDALVKMGYVRNVSLRGAPYDFRKAPNENGEFFVKLKTLVEDTYAMNNKTAVTLLVHSMGGAMALQFLQLQSQSWKTQHIRRMISLSTPWGGAVKALKVFAIGDDLGSMMLSPSTLRAQQITYPSLAWLLPSTRLWGPHELLVTTDKYNYTINDLQKLFNDMELPNAWEMRRDTEKYSSDVAAPGVELHCIYGYNISTVERLDYKPGTWLDGKPNLVFGDGDGTVNLRSLSYCERWGKTRRRAGMWRPLQRGSRAPQASLKALPLSNAEHLKILHDPRVVQYITTVMAIP, encoded by the exons ATGTATTATGTGAAAAACTATTTCGTTTTTTTGTTGACATTTAGCTTATTTGCTCAAAACTCGCTCGGGTTTTCACCAGTAATTTTAA TTCCTGGTGATGGAGGGAGTCAACTGGAGgctaaagttaataaaacgaATGTTGTGCATTACATTTGTGCTAAGACCTCAAATGATTTCTACAATGTGTGGCTCAACCTGGAACTGCTGGTACCTTTTGTGATAGATTGTTGGATAGACAATGTACGACTGGAATACAATAATGTTACACGAAAGACGAACAACCCTCAGGGGGTGGAGATTAGAGTACCAGGCTGGGGTAACCCAGAACCTGTTGAGTGGTTAGATCCATCTCATGATTCTGAGGGTGCTTACTTTAATACCATCGGAGATGCTTTAGTCAAAATGGGGTATGTAAGAAATGTGTCTTTGAGAGGGGCTCCATATGATTTCCGAAAGGCACCAA ATGAAAACGGTGAGTTCTTTGTGAAGTTAAAGACCCTTGTAGAGGATACATACGCAATGAATAACAAGACAGCTGTGACACTGCTAGTGCACAGTATGGGAGGGGCGATGGCACTGCAATTTCTTCAGCTGCAAAGCCAGAGCTGGAAGACCCAGCACATACGGAGGATGATCTCCCTCTCCACACCATGGGGAGGTGCTGTGAAAGCACTCAAAGTATTTGCTatag GTGATGACCTCGGCTCTATGATGCTGTCCCCCAGTACCCTGCGAGCGCAGCAGATCACATACCCGTCGTTAGCCTGGCTGCTGCCGTCGACTCGTCTGTGGGGCCCCCACGAGCTGCTCGTCACCACCGACAAATACAACTACACCATAAACGACCTGCAGAAGCTCttcaa CGATATGGAGTTACCGAACGCTTGGGAGATGCGTCGGGACACAGAGAAGTACTCCAGCGACGTGGCCGCACCGGGAGTCGAACTGCACTGTATATATGGATATAACATCTCTACCGTTGAGAG ACTGGACTATAAGCCCGGCACTTGGCTGGACGGAAAGCCTAATCTGGTATTCGGTGACGGCGACGGTACGGTCAACCTGCGCTCACTGTCATACTGTGAGCGGTGGGGAAAGACGAGGCGGCGTGCGGGCATGTGGAGACCGTTACAACGAGGATCCCGGGCCCCGCAGGCCTCGCTGAAGGCCCTGCCACTTAGCAACGCGGAACACCTCAAGATTCTCCACGACCCTCGCGTGGTACAATACATCACCACCGTCATGGCCATACCGTGA